The Leptospira koniambonensis genome window below encodes:
- a CDS encoding histidine phosphatase family protein, producing MSVIYLIRHGQANSTGEDYDLLTNRGKEQAFALGKYMASNGDFPDKIISGTMRRHKETAEFFMKGISSIRSDLKAESDFHSFDANWNEFPSELWKKYAEHLSGTKPEFQRSLLQFSKVRLKGGVRSAALFFKLTEEILSVWRKGDFTPEGIETFANFQSRVELACDTYFQPSNSERTFIFTSGTPISLTLKKLLRQDEDVFTWMPWIWNSSVSMFRWVRGRYIPVSLNFLPHIPDKSDRTLY from the coding sequence ATGTCCGTAATATATCTGATTCGCCACGGACAGGCGAACTCCACTGGAGAAGATTATGATCTATTGACTAATAGGGGAAAGGAACAGGCCTTTGCCCTTGGAAAGTATATGGCTTCGAATGGAGACTTTCCAGATAAGATTATCTCTGGGACAATGAGAAGGCATAAAGAAACTGCAGAATTTTTTATGAAAGGGATCAGTTCTATACGTTCAGATCTCAAAGCTGAATCTGATTTTCATTCTTTCGATGCAAATTGGAATGAATTTCCTTCCGAGTTATGGAAGAAGTATGCAGAGCATCTTTCTGGAACAAAACCTGAATTCCAAAGATCCCTATTACAATTTTCTAAAGTTCGATTAAAAGGCGGGGTTCGATCTGCCGCTCTGTTCTTTAAACTAACTGAAGAGATCTTATCTGTTTGGAGAAAAGGAGACTTCACTCCGGAAGGAATAGAAACTTTTGCAAATTTTCAGTCCAGAGTAGAGCTTGCCTGCGATACTTATTTCCAACCTTCTAATTCAGAAAGAACCTTTATTTTTACTTCAGGCACACCAATTTCATTAACTCTGAAAAAGCTACTTAGACAAGACGAAGATGTTTTTACTTGGATGCCTTGGATCTGGAATAGTTCTGTAAGTATGTTCCGTTGGGTAAGAGGAAGATATATTCCTGTGAGTTTAAACTTTCTTCCTCA
- a CDS encoding DUF6285 domain-containing protein encodes MQDKPSATELLEAIQDFLMKEVLPEFRDKDLLAYKTLVSWNMLGVISREIRSGEESLDKELTRLSSLLKKKAEFPKTWNEKKSLTSSWNEELRDIIRKEKKSLEDTEYWKHIKESVIEKVEIVNPRFTTES; translated from the coding sequence ATGCAGGATAAACCAAGCGCCACGGAATTATTGGAAGCAATCCAGGATTTTCTAATGAAGGAAGTCCTACCTGAATTTAGGGATAAGGACCTTCTCGCATATAAAACATTAGTAAGTTGGAATATGCTCGGAGTGATTTCCAGAGAGATACGCTCTGGCGAAGAATCTTTAGATAAAGAACTTACGAGACTTTCCTCTTTACTCAAAAAGAAAGCGGAGTTTCCTAAAACTTGGAATGAGAAGAAGAGCCTAACTTCTTCTTGGAATGAAGAACTGAGAGATATTATCCGAAAGGAAAAAAAATCTTTGGAAGATACGGAATACTGGAAACATATAAAAGAATCCGTAATCGAAAAAGTTGAGATCGTAAATCCTAGATTCACTACGGAATCCTAG